GAAAATAGCATACTGCCTACCCAATTTAAAATAAAGGAAAATAAGTTAAAAAACGTACCTTTATCTCTGATAAGCAATACTTTCAAAGCACGTCCGGGCAAAAAACACGTAATGAATGTTTACATTACTGATAAAAATTCAAAATCTGCAAAGAAATTCGCCTCAAAAATCCCCAATAAAAAAGAAGGATATTATCTACGAATCGAAAAAAACAACATTTACGTAATAGGCAACGACTCCAGAGGAACATACTACGGACTTCGGACATTGGAACAACTTCTTTCAAAACCTGAACTTCCTCTGGGAGAAATCATTGACTACCCCGATTTACCCAATCGAGGCGTAGTGGAAGGCTTTTACGGCACGCCTTGGAGTCACGAAAAACGCATTCGACAGATTGAATTTTACGGAAAACACAAACTCAACACCTATATCTATGGTCCTAAAGATGACCCTTATCATAGCTCTCCAAACTGGCGATTGCCTTATCCTGAAAAAGAAGCTTTACAAATCAAAGAGTTAGTACAAAAATCCAATGAAAATTATGTGGATTTTGTTTGGGCAATTCACCCAGGAAAAGACATTAGCTGGAATGAAGAAGACCGACAAAATTTACTCAAAAAATTTGAAAAAATGTACGCTTTAGGCGTTCGAGCATTTGCCGTTTTCTTTGATGATATTTCGGGCGAAGGCACCAATCCGCAAAAACAAGCCGAATTACTCAACTTTCTTCACAATGAGTTCGTCGCTCAAAAAAAAGATGTTAATCCACTGATTATGTGTCCAACAGAGTATAACAAAGCTTGGTCAAATCCTGAAAAACGCTATTTGGAAACATTAGGCGAAACCCTCCACCCTTCCATCGAAATTATGTGGACAGGAAATACCGTAGTCGCAGATATTGACAAGCCCACAATGCAATGGATTAACGCCAAAATCAAAAGAAAAGCTTACATTTGGTGGAATTTCCCTGTATCGGACTACGTTCGAAATCATATGCTTTTAGGACCTGCTTACGGAAATACTTCTGATATTAAAAACGATATGTCAGGCTTCGTTTCCAATCCTATGGAACACCCAGAAGCCTCAAAAATAGCCATTTATGGAGTTGCTGACTATACTTGGAATCTGGAAAAATACAATTCAGACACAGCTTGGAAAAACGCCATTGCCGAGATGATGCCTGAAAACAAGGAAGCGTTACTCACCTTCGCAAAACACAATTCGGATTTGGGAGCGAATGGACATCGTTATAGAAGAGAGGAATCCGTTGATTTTAAGCCTATTGCAGAAAATTTCTTAAAGAATTTGGAAGCATTACACAATCCTGAAAACCAATCTGTTACCGAAGAGTTTGAGAAAATGGTTTGGGCTTCCGAGCAGCTTTTAAAAACTTCTGAAAATAAGTATCTTACTGAAGAGTTACATCCTTGGTTGTTACAATTTCAATTAGTTGGAAAAACGGGAGTTTCTGTGATGAAAATGTATAATTCATTGAAAAGCAGAGATTATCAGGAATTTAAATCAGCTTATACAAACGTTCAAAATTTACAAAAACAAATGTTTGAAACTGATCAAAATTACAACCAAAATCCGTATCAGCCTGGTGTAAAAACAGCAACTTTAGTAATAGAACCTCTTTTAAATCAATTACTTAAATATAATATCAGTAAATTCAATGCAGAAACAGGAGAAAATTTGAAACTTTCTCTTAATTTCAATCCGAATACATTGATTACCAACATAAAACAATTGGAAAATCAACCACTTGGGCAAAAAGGAAACGTTTTACGAATATCTCCCGCTTTGGAATATATCTCATTGAAAACCAATGACTTTTTAGGTATTGAATTTGAAAAAATAGTTACCTTAAAATCTGTTATCATTGATTTTGGAGAAGAAACAAGAATTAGTAAAGGTAAAATTCAAATTTCAACAGATGGAAATCAATGGAAATCCGTAAATGGAACATTCAAAAAATCACGTTGGGAAAGTTCTCAAACTATTGAAAATGTGAAATTTGTACGTTTCATCAACGATTCCAAACAAACGTATGACATTCAACTAAAACAATTTGAAGTAACAGAAGAATAACAAATTAAAAATCAATACAATAAAACGAAAAAGACCAATGAAAGTAGCCGTTGTGATGGGAAGCAAAAGCGACCTACCTGTAATGCAAGAAGCCATTACCATTTTAGAATCATTTGATATTGAAGTATTTGTAGACATCGTTTCTGCACATCGTACTCCCGAAAAACTAATGGATTTCAGTACCAACGCACATAAAAGAGGGATTTCTGTGATTATTGCTGGAGCTGGTGGAGCAGCTCATTTACCTGGAATGGTGGCTTCGATGTCGCCCTTGCCTGTAATTGGCGTTCCTGTTAAAAGTAGCAACTCAATAGATGGCTGGGATTCAGTACTTTCCATTTTACAAATGCCAGGAGGTGTTCCTGTAGCTACAGTTGCCTTAAATGGAGGAAAAAATGCAGGTATCTTAGCTGCACAAATCATTGCTGCACAACAACCTAACGTTTTAGAAAAAATCATAGCTTATAAAGAAGAATTAAAACAAGCTGTACTAAAATCAGCAGAAACGTTGAAGTAATAAAATTCTTGTAAAACTTTTAAAAACAAAAACATATTATGAAACATAAATATCTGTTGTTTTTATTGGGTATGTTTTGTGCATATCAACAAGTCAATTCTCAAGAAATCAACAAAAAAGACAGTTTGCTTCCTATAGACAAAAAACCTGCTGTGCAATTGGGTAGTTCCCTTTCCCAAATATGGGAGTTAGATAACTATACCGAGCGAGGCACCCTAAAATTACAAATTTATCGCCCGAATTACATCTTGCCTTTTCGTCTTACGGATAAAGTAAATAAACAACCTACTAACTTTAATCCTTCTAGAGGAATTCCTCCTTATAAAGATTATCAAAGGATGGAAACCAAATTTCAAATCAGCTTAAAATCAAAAATCATTCAAGATGCTTTTTGGGATTGCGATATTTGGGTTGGTTTTACGCAAAAGTCATATTGGCAAGTGTACAACGAGGAGCTTTCCCGACCATTTCGTGAGCTAAATTATGA
This genomic window from Capnocytophaga canimorsus contains:
- a CDS encoding beta-N-acetylglucosaminidase codes for the protein MQKIIHILLSLLCFPLFAQKNTAITPTPQALHFLENSILPTQFKIKENKLKNVPLSLISNTFKARPGKKHVMNVYITDKNSKSAKKFASKIPNKKEGYYLRIEKNNIYVIGNDSRGTYYGLRTLEQLLSKPELPLGEIIDYPDLPNRGVVEGFYGTPWSHEKRIRQIEFYGKHKLNTYIYGPKDDPYHSSPNWRLPYPEKEALQIKELVQKSNENYVDFVWAIHPGKDISWNEEDRQNLLKKFEKMYALGVRAFAVFFDDISGEGTNPQKQAELLNFLHNEFVAQKKDVNPLIMCPTEYNKAWSNPEKRYLETLGETLHPSIEIMWTGNTVVADIDKPTMQWINAKIKRKAYIWWNFPVSDYVRNHMLLGPAYGNTSDIKNDMSGFVSNPMEHPEASKIAIYGVADYTWNLEKYNSDTAWKNAIAEMMPENKEALLTFAKHNSDLGANGHRYRREESVDFKPIAENFLKNLEALHNPENQSVTEEFEKMVWASEQLLKTSENKYLTEELHPWLLQFQLVGKTGVSVMKMYNSLKSRDYQEFKSAYTNVQNLQKQMFETDQNYNQNPYQPGVKTATLVIEPLLNQLLKYNISKFNAETGENLKLSLNFNPNTLITNIKQLENQPLGQKGNVLRISPALEYISLKTNDFLGIEFEKIVTLKSVIIDFGEETRISKGKIQISTDGNQWKSVNGTFKKSRWESSQTIENVKFVRFINDSKQTYDIQLKQFEVTEE
- the purE gene encoding 5-(carboxyamino)imidazole ribonucleotide mutase gives rise to the protein MKVAVVMGSKSDLPVMQEAITILESFDIEVFVDIVSAHRTPEKLMDFSTNAHKRGISVIIAGAGGAAHLPGMVASMSPLPVIGVPVKSSNSIDGWDSVLSILQMPGGVPVATVALNGGKNAGILAAQIIAAQQPNVLEKIIAYKEELKQAVLKSAETLK